The following coding sequences lie in one Polynucleobacter sp. HIN7 genomic window:
- a CDS encoding adenine phosphoribosyltransferase, translated as MKLEDYLPGILDFPKPGIVFRDIAPLLANADAFAYTVQSLGKHSTEYSFDYILGIESRGFIFASALATHLHKGFVMVRKPNKLPPDIHQESYGLEYGSDTLEISKHILQPGASVLIVDDVLATGGTIAAAARLVQKTGAQVAAAVCVLEIAGLNGSQVLSQAGIANRCVIAL; from the coding sequence ATGAAGCTTGAAGACTACTTGCCCGGCATTTTGGACTTTCCGAAGCCTGGGATCGTATTTCGGGACATTGCTCCCCTACTCGCCAATGCAGATGCCTTTGCTTATACCGTTCAATCGCTAGGTAAGCATAGCACTGAGTACTCCTTTGACTATATTTTGGGGATTGAGTCCCGGGGCTTTATTTTTGCCTCGGCACTTGCCACTCATCTTCATAAAGGGTTCGTGATGGTCCGCAAGCCCAACAAATTACCGCCCGATATCCATCAAGAATCCTATGGCTTAGAGTACGGATCAGATACTCTTGAGATCAGTAAACATATTTTGCAGCCCGGGGCTTCGGTGCTGATCGTTGATGACGTTTTAGCGACTGGCGGCACTATCGCCGCAGCTGCGCGTCTTGTTCAGAAAACCGGAGCGCAAGTTGCTGCAGCGGTTTGCGTTCTTGAGATTGCTGGTTTGAATGGTTCTCAGGTTTTAAGCCAAGCGGGGATTGCCAATCGCTGCGTGATCGCT
- a CDS encoding 5'-methylthioadenosine/S-adenosylhomocysteine nucleosidase family protein yields the protein MTIEHPILLVVALKNELEAITIPKNIAVAYTGIGKINAATVTQSAIIHYQPRLIINFGTAGGLNPKLSELVAIGRVIQRDMNAQPLAPRGITPFCTKPAEYLSESGKYTCGTGDSFVTSTDPWLIEQKVDVVDMELFAIAAIAHQHQIPWRSYKFISDAADDQAGEQWHEKINHGEELFLEELKQLLS from the coding sequence ATGACTATCGAACACCCCATCTTACTAGTAGTTGCTCTTAAGAATGAACTTGAGGCAATTACCATTCCAAAAAACATTGCAGTGGCATACACCGGAATCGGCAAAATCAATGCGGCTACGGTTACTCAAAGTGCGATTATTCATTATCAACCCAGATTGATCATTAACTTTGGAACTGCCGGAGGATTGAATCCCAAGCTCAGTGAGTTAGTAGCGATTGGACGTGTGATTCAGCGCGATATGAATGCGCAGCCCCTGGCACCTCGTGGCATCACCCCGTTTTGCACCAAACCCGCCGAATATCTATCTGAGTCGGGTAAATATACCTGTGGCACTGGAGATAGCTTCGTAACCAGCACGGACCCTTGGTTGATCGAGCAGAAGGTTGATGTGGTGGATATGGAGTTATTTGCGATTGCGGCAATCGCCCATCAGCACCAAATCCCTTGGCGCTCATATAAATTTATCAGTGATGCCGCCGATGATCAGGCAGGTGAGCAGTGGCACGAGAAAATAAACCATGGGGAAGAGCTATTCTTGGAAGAGCTCAAACAGTTACTATCTTGA
- a CDS encoding cupin domain-containing protein → MLNRPILLLTAGLFLHGNGWANEETAKVSKTIRVKPIPMESAKTIIGQDFRYPSGTPQIQVFEIEIPPGQQTTLHRHAIPLFAYIASGDLELDYGSKGKKIMRSGTSFVEAINWCHFGKPLGNQSVRIIAVYLGQKNPDLAISEDCTKPD, encoded by the coding sequence ATGCTCAATCGACCCATTCTCTTGCTAACTGCAGGACTATTTCTTCATGGAAATGGATGGGCAAACGAAGAAACCGCTAAGGTTTCCAAAACGATACGCGTCAAGCCAATTCCGATGGAAAGCGCAAAGACCATTATTGGTCAAGACTTTCGTTACCCCAGTGGAACGCCCCAGATTCAGGTCTTTGAGATTGAGATTCCTCCGGGTCAGCAAACCACATTGCATCGCCATGCCATACCACTCTTTGCCTATATCGCTAGCGGAGACCTAGAACTTGATTACGGCAGCAAGGGCAAAAAGATTATGCGATCTGGCACCTCGTTTGTGGAAGCCATCAACTGGTGCCACTTTGGTAAGCCCCTGGGTAATCAGTCCGTTAGAATCATTGCTGTTTATCTTGGACAAAAAAATCCAGACCTCGCGATTTCAGAAGACTGTACAAAACCCGATTAG
- a CDS encoding fumarylacetoacetate hydrolase family protein, with protein MSTSFVIPAPVTPSLPVVGDSKRFPVNRIYCVGRNYADHAREMGHDPDREPPFFFMKPATAVVTDGHDMAYPALSKDVHHELEMVVALGKGGANIPVDQALDHVWGYGLGLDMTRRDLQGEAKKMGRPWDTGKAFDQSAPCSALVPVSQCGHLSKGRIYLTVNGQVKQDGDLAMMIWNVPETIAYLSTLFTLMPGDLIFSGTPAGVAAVKRGDVLEGHVDGLPTLQTKIV; from the coding sequence ATGAGCACATCATTTGTTATTCCAGCCCCAGTTACTCCATCTTTGCCCGTTGTGGGTGATAGCAAGCGCTTTCCCGTCAATCGCATCTACTGCGTTGGGCGCAATTACGCTGATCACGCCCGTGAGATGGGTCATGACCCCGACCGCGAGCCACCATTCTTTTTCATGAAGCCCGCGACCGCGGTTGTGACCGATGGTCATGACATGGCTTATCCGGCTTTATCCAAGGATGTTCACCACGAGTTAGAAATGGTTGTCGCTTTGGGTAAAGGTGGAGCGAACATTCCTGTAGACCAAGCCTTAGATCATGTGTGGGGCTATGGTTTGGGACTCGACATGACCCGTCGTGATTTGCAAGGCGAAGCCAAAAAAATGGGTCGTCCTTGGGATACTGGTAAAGCCTTTGATCAGTCCGCGCCATGCTCGGCCTTAGTACCTGTAAGTCAATGCGGACATTTATCCAAGGGTCGTATTTACCTGACGGTGAACGGTCAAGTGAAGCAAGACGGTGATCTTGCGATGATGATTTGGAATGTACCGGAGACGATTGCCTACTTGTCCACGCTCTTTACCCTAATGCCAGGCGATTTAATCTTCTCAGGAACCCCTGCAGGAGTTGCTGCGGTCAAACGCGGTGATGTATTGGAGGGCCATGTAGATGGCTTACCGACTCTCCAAACCAAAATTGTGTAA
- a CDS encoding DUF2237 family protein, producing MPEIVRNVFGEPLVPCSFDPLTGFFRDGCCKTNDEDVGLHLVCAIMSDEFLEFSHQRGNDLITPRPEWNFPGLKAGDQWCLCITRWQEALANGCAPLLKLESTHINALDHVDFDTLKLFALENQSEL from the coding sequence ATGCCTGAGATTGTGCGCAATGTCTTTGGTGAGCCACTCGTGCCCTGCTCGTTTGATCCGCTCACTGGCTTCTTTCGGGATGGTTGCTGCAAGACCAATGACGAGGATGTTGGCTTGCATTTGGTATGCGCAATCATGAGCGATGAATTTCTGGAATTTAGTCATCAGCGGGGCAATGATCTGATTACCCCGAGACCAGAGTGGAACTTTCCGGGGCTTAAAGCGGGTGATCAATGGTGTTTGTGCATTACTCGCTGGCAAGAGGCTCTAGCGAATGGCTGTGCACCACTCCTTAAACTAGAGAGTACCCACATCAATGCACTTGACCATGTGGATTTTGATACCCTCAAATTATTTGCGCTCGAGAACCAGTCTGAGCTCTAA
- a CDS encoding enoyl-CoA hydratase/isomerase family protein: MSDAINARVYCEIKDSIAHIFFDHPQARNAMTQAMYEQLRTICLELAQNPSVRVAILRGIGGKSFVSGSDIAQFQSFQGGADGVQYERMIDHYLGPLQQLPIPTIAVIDGLAVGGGLAIAALCDFRIATPTAKFGVPIARTLGNTLSPSNIAWLTAHLGVAITKRMLLLAELISAQELLTQGFVYQTGESEDLERMSMDLAKQLAALAPITQKASKLIMARVIGHSLPNCDDLITEVYGSADFKEGVTAFLSGRPPNWQGK; this comes from the coding sequence ATGAGTGATGCAATCAATGCTCGGGTGTATTGCGAGATTAAGGACTCGATCGCACATATCTTTTTTGATCATCCCCAAGCGCGTAATGCGATGACGCAGGCGATGTATGAGCAATTGCGCACGATTTGTTTAGAGCTTGCACAAAATCCTTCTGTGCGAGTCGCTATTTTGCGAGGGATTGGTGGTAAATCCTTTGTCTCGGGTAGTGATATTGCCCAGTTTCAATCCTTTCAAGGTGGTGCCGATGGGGTTCAGTATGAGCGCATGATTGATCACTATTTGGGGCCTCTTCAACAACTACCCATACCAACGATTGCAGTTATTGATGGACTCGCAGTTGGCGGTGGCTTAGCAATTGCGGCTTTGTGTGATTTTCGGATAGCGACTCCAACTGCAAAATTTGGAGTACCAATTGCACGCACACTTGGCAATACCCTCTCGCCGAGCAATATCGCCTGGTTAACGGCCCATCTTGGGGTCGCTATCACAAAACGCATGCTTTTACTTGCTGAGTTAATCTCGGCGCAAGAGCTTTTGACACAGGGATTTGTCTATCAAACTGGTGAATCAGAGGATCTTGAGCGGATGAGTATGGATCTTGCAAAGCAATTAGCTGCTCTAGCACCAATTACTCAAAAGGCATCCAAACTCATCATGGCGCGCGTGATCGGACATTCATTACCGAATTGCGATGATTTAATTACCGAGGTGTACGGCAGCGCAGACTTTAAAGAGGGTGTAACGGCATTTTTAAGTGGTCGCCCTCCCAATTGGCAAGGGAAGTAA
- a CDS encoding CaiB/BaiF CoA transferase family protein codes for MMNSSTSQTNRPLPLAGVKVLDVSQVMAGPYCCMLLADMGADVIKVEPPGSGDQTRGAMGFKMKGPDSMGFLNMNRNKRSIAINLKSDAGKEILFELAKDADILVENYRPGVMKRLGVGYEAMRIINPALVYVSISGFGQSGPWAERPGFDLMAQAMSGVMSVTGHGDGKPVKAGVPVADIGCALFAVYAALSAYIGAKNTGQGQYIDASLFDSALAFSIWDTSEYWGTGQPPIALGTANRMTAPYQAVKAKDGYFVMGATNNKLWQKLCDILARPDLLQNPDYQTIAGRLGHRQALITELEKSFANKDASEWIDLMLAEGIPAGPILDYPQAFESEHGKHRQMKIEIDHPLEGKVPNIGFAVKMQGTPQQIRRHPPLLGEHTQEVLEQAGFTSDQIESLRAQGAFAA; via the coding sequence ATGATGAATTCCTCTACATCCCAAACTAATCGTCCTCTACCCCTCGCCGGTGTTAAGGTTCTTGATGTGAGTCAAGTCATGGCGGGCCCCTACTGCTGTATGTTGCTCGCCGATATGGGCGCCGATGTCATCAAGGTCGAGCCACCAGGCTCAGGTGACCAAACCCGTGGTGCCATGGGTTTTAAGATGAAAGGCCCCGATAGCATGGGCTTTTTGAACATGAATCGCAATAAACGCAGCATTGCGATTAATCTGAAGTCCGATGCTGGCAAAGAGATTTTGTTTGAGTTGGCCAAGGACGCTGATATTTTGGTGGAGAACTATCGCCCGGGCGTCATGAAACGGCTGGGTGTTGGTTACGAGGCAATGCGCATCATCAATCCCGCACTGGTATACGTCAGCATCTCGGGTTTTGGCCAAAGTGGTCCATGGGCAGAGCGTCCTGGTTTTGATTTAATGGCTCAAGCGATGTCCGGAGTAATGAGTGTGACCGGCCATGGCGATGGCAAACCCGTCAAAGCCGGTGTTCCCGTTGCTGATATTGGCTGCGCACTCTTTGCGGTCTATGCGGCTCTGTCAGCGTATATTGGCGCCAAGAACACGGGCCAGGGTCAATACATTGACGCTTCCTTATTTGATTCAGCGCTGGCATTCTCGATTTGGGATACCTCCGAGTACTGGGGCACCGGTCAACCTCCTATTGCACTGGGTACGGCCAACCGTATGACCGCGCCTTATCAAGCTGTGAAAGCAAAAGATGGTTACTTCGTGATGGGTGCCACGAATAACAAGCTTTGGCAAAAACTCTGTGACATCTTGGCTCGACCAGATCTGTTACAGAACCCTGATTACCAAACGATTGCTGGTCGACTCGGTCATCGCCAAGCACTAATCACTGAACTTGAAAAATCCTTTGCTAATAAAGATGCAAGTGAGTGGATTGATCTGATGTTAGCTGAGGGAATTCCGGCTGGGCCAATCTTAGATTATCCGCAGGCTTTTGAGAGCGAGCATGGTAAGCATCGCCAAATGAAGATTGAGATTGATCATCCGCTGGAGGGCAAAGTTCCGAACATCGGCTTTGCGGTCAAGATGCAAGGCACCCCGCAGCAAATTCGTCGTCATCCTCCCCTATTGGGCGAGCATACCCAAGAGGTTTTAGAGCAGGCTGGATTTACTTCGGATCAAATTGAATCACTACGCGCACAGGGTGCATTTGCTGCATGA
- a CDS encoding DUF5993 family protein gives MFLPFVIALLAAIFIWFEKRVLGLLFAFASAVITVAWFLHHASDKLNISL, from the coding sequence ATGTTTTTACCTTTTGTGATTGCATTACTAGCCGCCATCTTCATTTGGTTTGAGAAGCGCGTACTTGGATTGCTGTTTGCATTCGCTAGCGCTGTGATCACGGTCGCATGGTTCTTGCATCATGCCTCCGACAAACTCAATATTAGTCTATGA
- a CDS encoding disulfide bond formation protein B, with product MSKLTLPSLSGLGNIVLLLVINLVLTLAFLDQFINHDLPCPLCILQRMGFILIGLMFLLNIRSGAQPAHYGFAILFAILGLSVSLRQILLHVAPDDLGYGDTFFRLHFYTWAFVGFVSLMISIAILLIIPDRGTRSRHWFAQFICLWFILLLVGNVISTLSICGLGACADNPLHYDGITQLRQWLTK from the coding sequence ATGAGTAAGCTAACCTTACCATCGCTTAGTGGCCTGGGGAACATTGTTCTCTTACTGGTCATTAATTTGGTGCTTACTCTGGCATTTTTGGATCAATTCATCAATCATGATTTGCCATGCCCACTATGCATTCTGCAGCGCATGGGCTTTATCTTAATTGGACTGATGTTCTTGCTCAATATCCGTTCAGGTGCGCAGCCTGCGCATTACGGATTTGCCATTCTGTTTGCGATCTTGGGGTTGTCAGTCTCCCTGCGCCAAATACTTCTGCATGTTGCCCCTGATGATCTGGGTTATGGCGACACCTTCTTTCGTCTGCATTTTTACACCTGGGCCTTTGTTGGATTTGTCTCCTTGATGATTAGTATTGCAATTCTGTTAATCATTCCGGATCGTGGCACCCGCAGCCGCCATTGGTTTGCGCAGTTTATCTGTTTGTGGTTCATCCTTTTGTTAGTGGGTAATGTAATCTCGACCTTATCCATTTGCGGTTTAGGTGCTTGCGCAGACAACCCATTGCACTATGACGGTATTACGCAGCTGCGCCAGTGGCTCACGAAGTAA